From Candidatus Dadabacteria bacterium:
TGGCCAAACTTCTCATCGACAGGGAAAAACGGGAACCCGTTGCGGAAAAAACCACGGGACTTCAGATATCCTCCCAGGAAATAAAAAGAATTTCAGATGAGTACGGGGTTTCCGAGGACAAGCTTGAGGCAATCGCAGAAGAGCTTGAAAGACTTTTTAACTGAGAATAAAATCTCAGCCGTCGCTAAAACGCCCCATTTTGTCTTTAAGTGTAATTCCGAGTCGCGACCGGTTCGTCTTTTGAGAATGTGCGCTTCTATGTCCCGGTCATTGCGTCGGAGAGTTCAAGAACCTGTTTTTCCGCATGGTAAGAGCTTCTGACAAGCGGTCCCGCTTCCACGTGCGGGATACCGATTATTTTCTCCCCGTAGTCTTTAAGAGATTCGAATTCGACGGGATGATAGAACCTTGATACCGGTATATGATCGATAGTGGGCTGCAGATACTGTCCTATGGTAACTATGTCGCAACCGGCGCGCTTGAGATCCTTAAGCGTTTCGACGATTTCTTCGAAACTCTCCCCAAGACCGACCATAATGCCTGATTTGGTAAGCATCCCGGGCCTTCCCATCCTCGCGGACAGCGAAAGAAGTTCAAGAGATCTGCCGTAGACCGCCTGCGGCCTCACGGACCTCGTTCTTCCCGACTGAGTTTTCTGGGGAAGCGAGTAGAGTCTCGGAACGGTTTCAATATTATGATTCAAAACGTCGGGAGATGACGCTATCACTTTGTGAATCGCCTCGTGTTCCCCCTTGAAATCCGGGATCAGAACTTCGATCTTTACCCCCGGGGATGTCTTTTTTACCTCGTTTACGGTCTGCGCGAAGATACAGGCACTTTCGTAGTTCCTGTCATCTCTGTTTACCGAAGTTATAACTACATGTGTAACCCGCGCGTTGTTTTTCCGAAGCTCCGCGACCGCCGCAGCCACCCTGGCGGGTTCTTCCCAGTCAAGTTCACCGCCTTTCCCCGTTTTCACATGGCAGAACCCACAGCTTCTCGTGCAGACGTCCCCCAGGATCATGAAAGTGAGCGTTCCGGCCCCCCAGCACTCCCCTATGTTCGGACATTTCGCTTCCTCGCACACGGTGTGAAGGCCAAATTCGCGCACCAAGCTCCTAAGCTTGGTATAATTCGGACCGCTTGGGATTTTGGCCTTTATCCATTCGGGTTTTTTGCGAGTCCCCGTACGAACAGGCATCCGAGTTTCAGTGGTAGCAGATCTCATTTCGGCGTCTTGAACAGATCATGGGAAGAAGGCGGTTCCTGATAGCCGGCAGGTTTGTTCTGCAGAAGCTCCACCTCTAGCTTCCCGACTTTTTCCTCGAGATCTTTCACGGTTTCCCTGCTTCGCCTCAACTCGGACTTTGTGGAATGGCCTCTTGCAAAAGTCAGCAAGAAAAAAACAAACCCGCCCAGAATAAACGAAGCTCCTATTATCCCGGCATTGTAAACCCCCCACGTATTCTTAAAAGAGAAAAAACCCAGCTCGACTACAAACACCTGCGTGGCTATCTCAAGGTTCTGAATGAAG
This genomic window contains:
- the lipA gene encoding lipoyl synthase; the protein is MRSATTETRMPVRTGTRKKPEWIKAKIPSGPNYTKLRSLVREFGLHTVCEEAKCPNIGECWGAGTLTFMILGDVCTRSCGFCHVKTGKGGELDWEEPARVAAAVAELRKNNARVTHVVITSVNRDDRNYESACIFAQTVNEVKKTSPGVKIEVLIPDFKGEHEAIHKVIASSPDVLNHNIETVPRLYSLPQKTQSGRTRSVRPQAVYGRSLELLSLSARMGRPGMLTKSGIMVGLGESFEEIVETLKDLKRAGCDIVTIGQYLQPTIDHIPVSRFYHPVEFESLKDYGEKIIGIPHVEAGPLVRSSYHAEKQVLELSDAMTGT